The genomic stretch ACGCGCGGGCCCTGAAAGGGGCAGGCATCTACATGAGCAAAGCGGCTGCGAACTTCTTGCATAAGACCGGGGGTGAATTCAGGCATTATACTGTCCTTGTGGAAACTATTTTTGACTGCTTGAGCGGCAAACAGGCCTGCGTCAAGTCGCGTTTACCCAAGCAAAGTGGATTTAACAGAGGGACGTGTGCGCACGAGGATCACACACCCTAAAATTCAAAGGGATGTGGGATGCAACTGCTTAGACACAAAAGACGCAATCCATGGTAGAAATCAGGGCATTTTCCCTTTAGGTTCGCAGGGTAGGGTCGCGCCCTTTATTGCGAGATCGCCCGCAGTACATTTCTGAATTTGCTCAGTTTTATGTGTGCTGGTGCTGCGCCGTTTTTGATTTGTGGCTGCGCTGAGAGGATAAAGAAAAATGATATCACGGATTTCAGTTGGCCTGCTTGGCAAAGCGCTCTTTGCTGCAGTCGGACAAGTCGGACGCAGCAATCTGGCGCTGATCGCGGCTGGGGTTGCGTTTTATTCCATGCTGTCCATTTTCCCGGCGCTTGCGGCCTTGATTGCCGTGCTGAGCCTGATTGCCGACCCCGAAGTGGTCATCGTGCAACTGTCAGAGTTACAGGAGCTTATGCCGGATGATGTCTATGACATTCTGAATGCGCAGATCGTCGGGCTTGTCAGCACAAGTTCGGACACGCTGGGATGGACGGGTATTGTATCGGTACTCGTCGCGCTGTGGTCCGCGCGCGCAGGCGTGGGTGCGATGATGCATGGGTTGAATGTGGTCTATGCCACCGACAGCCGGGGCACATGGCGTCATTACCTGCGCGCTGTCTTGTTGACCATCAGTCTGGTTGCCGTCGGGATCGTCGCGCTATTGGCGCTGGTCATTGCGCCGGTCATTCTTGCGTTTCTTGCGTTGGGTGGGTTCACATCCGTGATCATTGACCTTTTGCGTTGGGGCCTCGGGATTGCGGTGATCTTTGCGGGTATCGGCATGCTCTATCGGTTCGGACCGAACCGGCGGCCTGAAAACACCAGATTTCTGACACCGGGGTCGGTTTTCGCGGCAGTATCCTGGGCGGCGCTTTCCATTGCGTTTTCGTATTACGTCACGCATTTCGGAAATTACAACGAGGTCTATGGATCAATCGGGGCGGTCATTGCGATGCTTGTCTGGCTCTGGATCAGCAGCTTTCTGGTGCTTTTCGGCGCCGCGCTGAACGCCGAAATCGAGGCGCGTACGGAGCCAACCCCGGACGAACCCGTCGCCGAGAATCCTGTCGAAAACCCAGATGCCGCAGAACTTGCACCCACAAGCTGAGCGCACAGGCTCAGGTGGTGAGTGTTTCAGTCGATGAGAAAAACATCGCCTGACTGACGGAGGACACGACCTGATCCTCTGCATAGGGTTTGGAAATCAGGAAGGCGGGTTCGTGTTTTTCACCGGTCAGCAACCGCTCCGGGAAAGCCGTGATAAAGATGACCGGACGCTCGCCCAAGGCTTCAATCAGGTCGTTTACCGCATCAATACCCGACGAATTATCCGCAAGCTGTATGTCAGCCAGAATAAGGTCCGGTGCATCGGCCTTGCCCAATGCGACAGCTTCCGCGCGGGTCGAGGCAATGCCGGTTACACGGTGGCCCATTTCGGACACGATGCTTTCCAGATCCATGGCAATGATCGCTTCATCCTCGATGATCATCACCGAGCCAGAGGCCGCATCTGCCATTTCACGCCGCGCGATGGAGACCAGCGCCTCGGCCTCCATTTGTTCAATTCCGATGATATTTGCAATCTGGTCAAACCCAAACCCCTCAAGCGTGTGCAGCAAGAGCGCTTCGCGGCTGTTATCGGTCAGCTTGGCCATGTGTTTTTGCGCCCGCGCCTTCAAGCCACTTTCGGCATCATCAACAGGCGCGCCGGCACTGGACCAGATGCGATACAATACCCGGAACAGCCCGGTTTTGACGTCACTGCCATCAAGGACCGATCGGTCGGTCAGGATCGTCTCCAGAGCAGCCGCTGCAAACCGGTCACCGCTGGACTGACTTCCGGTCATCGCACGGGCAAAACGGCGCAAATAAGGCAGATAATTCGCCAACTGGCTGCTGATATCTGTGGTGTCTGAAGGATTTGACATAAACCGTGTCCTTTTTTTCGGCGCAACGTGAACCATATAGAGAGTTGTGGTGTTTAGATACTGCCGGCAGCAATAGTTGCAACCGCTTTAGGGAATTTTGATCAGTATGGCTCAGTCAGGTGCGCAGCGGAAACGGGATTCGATCATCGACCAGTCCCTCAAGCAGGCCTATGAGCAGGTCATCGACGAAGGGGTCCCCGACCGTTTTCGTGTCTTGCTGGATGCGCTCAAGGAACAGGAGCAGCAACAGGGTCGTTCCAAATGAACGCTGCCGATCCACGCTCTGCGCTGTTGGATCATTTGCCCGCCATGCGCGGTTTCGCCACCAGCCTGACCCGCGATCCTGTAGCCGCAGATGACGTGGTACAGGACGCCGTGATCAAGGCGTGGACACATTTTCATCAGTTTCAACCCGGGACCAATCTGCGTGCCTGGCTTTTCACGATCCTGCGCAATACGTTTTACTCCTCTCAGCGTAAGTCCGGGCGAGAAGTGGCCGATGTGGATGGCGTACACAGCAGCGCGCTGGCTGAAAAACCTGCGCATGACGGGCGGTTGCAAATGACGGATTTCCACACTGCCTTCGCGCAATTGCCTGATGAGCAACGCGAGGCGCTTTTGCTTGTGGGCGCATCCGGGTTTTCCTATGAAGAGGCAGCCAAGATGTGCGGCGTTGCCGTAGGTACCGTCAAAAGCCGCACAGGTCGCGGACGTCAGCGTCTCGCAGAATTGATGCAACTCAGCGATGAGGACGCGCTTGAAATGACCGATGACGCGACGCTTTCTGTTTTGACGGCGGCCAAAGCCGCAACGTTTTAAAATGACGGGCGGATTTCTGGACGGTGATGTTTTTCGCGGCCTCGCGTTCAGAATTCTTGTGTTTCTGACGCTGGCCCTTTTGCCGTTCGGATTAATTGCCGTTTTCCAAACGCGTGAGATTGCACGACAAGCCAATTCAAATTCCGAGTTATCTCTTCTGGCGCTCACGGATCAGGCTGCCAGTGCAGAACGTTCGATCTTTCAGGAAGCCTTTGGGGCGGCGGAAGCGCTGAGCGCGCTGACGCAATTATACGCAAGCGATGCACGGGCATGTTCGTCTTTTCTAAGTGCTTATCGCCGCGCCGTTGGGCTCTATTCCTTCATCAGCTATTTGCCC from Roseobacter litoralis Och 149 encodes the following:
- a CDS encoding NepR family anti-sigma factor, with protein sequence MAQSGAQRKRDSIIDQSLKQAYEQVIDEGVPDRFRVLLDALKEQEQQQGRSK
- a CDS encoding RNA polymerase sigma factor, producing MNAADPRSALLDHLPAMRGFATSLTRDPVAADDVVQDAVIKAWTHFHQFQPGTNLRAWLFTILRNTFYSSQRKSGREVADVDGVHSSALAEKPAHDGRLQMTDFHTAFAQLPDEQREALLLVGASGFSYEEAAKMCGVAVGTVKSRTGRGRQRLAELMQLSDEDALEMTDDATLSVLTAAKAATF
- a CDS encoding YihY/virulence factor BrkB family protein, producing the protein MISRISVGLLGKALFAAVGQVGRSNLALIAAGVAFYSMLSIFPALAALIAVLSLIADPEVVIVQLSELQELMPDDVYDILNAQIVGLVSTSSDTLGWTGIVSVLVALWSARAGVGAMMHGLNVVYATDSRGTWRHYLRAVLLTISLVAVGIVALLALVIAPVILAFLALGGFTSVIIDLLRWGLGIAVIFAGIGMLYRFGPNRRPENTRFLTPGSVFAAVSWAALSIAFSYYVTHFGNYNEVYGSIGAVIAMLVWLWISSFLVLFGAALNAEIEARTEPTPDEPVAENPVENPDAAELAPTS
- a CDS encoding response regulator, whose amino-acid sequence is MSNPSDTTDISSQLANYLPYLRRFARAMTGSQSSGDRFAAAALETILTDRSVLDGSDVKTGLFRVLYRIWSSAGAPVDDAESGLKARAQKHMAKLTDNSREALLLHTLEGFGFDQIANIIGIEQMEAEALVSIARREMADAASGSVMIIEDEAIIAMDLESIVSEMGHRVTGIASTRAEAVALGKADAPDLILADIQLADNSSGIDAVNDLIEALGERPVIFITAFPERLLTGEKHEPAFLISKPYAEDQVVSSVSQAMFFSSTETLTT